cagataaccttttttttaaatggcatttctgcattttgtatatataaaatgtcatcatgtaggtcttcagctaagcctcaggacatgcacaaaggcaagaaaacaaaaacaaaagtacaaatgaatgaataccaGTAGCAAAGTATCTCATCTTGCCATATTCTCATCACTTCAATTTACAGCAAACATGGCATTAAGCATTTgcacaagttcattcattcatttaccttcggcttactctctttattcatcaggggtcgccacagtggaatgaaccaccaacttatcaagcatatgctttaaacagcggatgcctgtccagctgcaaaccagtaccggaaaacatttgcataagttatatacaataatgcaaactcactaaTATAAGCTGAATTATGCGCACTTGCTATGAACATGCAGGATTTGTGTCAATCAGGTTTTCCAAGAAAGAGATGCACATGAGGGAACACAACATGAGTAATCTAGAgcatttgatcatttgcatttacagccacaggcacaaaaagagcttggttttTCTCTGACCTCCAAAATGAAATATTCTGCAAggtatatgatctgattttgagaTTCACATTCTACACATTCTAGGAACACTAAAGACttactttacatcttgtaaaaaaggttCATAATAGGAACTCTTTAAAGGTATTTCTgacccagaaatgtaaatagcctCACCATTGACTTTCCATTGTGTGGTATTAAACCTTGATGAGTTTCctgattctgttgaacacaaaataagatattgtgaTAAAAACGCTGGcttactttgtgttccagaagaaaggaaatgtttaaaagcacatgatggagagtaaatagtaGAGTCCCTTTAATATTTGGGGTAAATATCCATGTCATGCTTACCACTTTGTGCTTTCATACTAAAGTtaacttttttgttctttttttaaagacctgatggtgctgaaagaagagactcatcAATGGAATGAAATGGAAGAGAAACAACAAGAAATAACGACTGAcgaaaaacccacactgactaaaaagacttcatcacgtggaagacctcggaaatccaaatctgggtgtaatttcagctgtaaacggtgtagaaagagtttcagtcaaaggtcaaaccttgatgttcacatgagagttcacacaggggagaaaccttacacctgcaaacagtgtggaaaaagcttctatactataggaaacttaacagtgcacatgagaattcacactggagagaggccgtacgcATGCCAAAAGTATGGGAAAAGCTTCTATACTACAGGAAACTTGGCagcgcacatgagaattcacactggggaggaGCCTTACTCTTGCctccagtgtggaaagagttataAGCAAAATGGCAACCTTGAagtccacatgagaactcacactggagagagaagctttatttgcacacagtgtgggaaaggtttttctcaaaaacaaaaccttaaaatccacatgaggattcacactggagagaaaccttacacatgcacagagtgtggtaaaagtttcagatgtaaaaacacactcgatcaccacatgataagtcacactggagagaagccgtttgcatgtgctcattgtggaaagagcttcacaaccaaagctAGCCTCATGAATCACAcgaatggtcacactggaaccacatgtgatcagtgtggaaagagtctcacatGCAAAGACTCCATAAAGCAACACATGAAGATTCACTCAGGCGAGCGTTTtcgatgcagtgagtgtggaaagggctttaaacataaaagaagcctcatcaatcacatgaagcttcacaatggagagcaaAAATGAGGCCTTGTCCAGCGGAGCTTAAGGCTCTCACCCGGGATAGCATGGAATAGCATCTCGggacaagtgtgaactcttgaatacatcTCAAGTTACTGGAATGAAACCCTTTGAACCTGAAGATTTAAACTCAATAACTGAAGAGGGGTGAAGATGTGCCAGGTTGTGAGAGTTTCTACAGGGCTGCAATAAAgcaaaataactctatatgtGTTTCAAGTTATTATGAACTGAAAACCAGTTGTTTACAGAAAGTTTAATTGTTTTCATGAAGAAAACTAGTTTCTTTTCTAAAatcagtccatcaaaataaatgtgtagtgttttgaagccaaagtcttcatttgttacccacaacacatcaagatttgatcaagtcaaaatctcataatctgacacaaatctgaTCTGTGGTAACTGGCAAATGGCATTATGTAGTCTGATCAGGGCTTTATGGAGTCTGCATCAGTCTCTCACTGTCAAGTTCACACCGGCCGAGTTTAGGTGGATTTTTATTCACCACCAAGTTTTGTGACACTGCAGACAAAAGCCCAAATTGGAGGCAATCAGTGTTTGTTCCAGGGAGTGACAATCAAACAATGTGAataatcaaaaacacaatctaaGAGTGTAGGACAGTTTTCTCTGCATCTCCCCAAACATTTTCTCCTCCCTAATCTTTCTAATTCTCTTTTCAGTGCAGACTATTTGATTGCAGTGTGCAATGTGCACAAATTTGGTTTCCTTTGAAGAAatgttcatgtgaaaactcccacattactacaaataaatctgtgtatgggaaacccagtatctctattgtgaatgagaataTGAGTGATTTGTTAGCTTACATGTTAATTCCAGGACTCAACAGACTATTGAAGCACTTCAGCTATCTGTTCAttcaaattctatatatatatatagacattgcTGTTTGTAAtggtagtcacacacacacacatatgtatatatatatatatatatacacacacacatatatatatatatatatatacacacacacacatgtgtgtgtgtgactactaTTACTAACAGCAATGTTAGGTGggcaaaataaaactgaaaaggatacttttttttaaactagtctGGGTCTATAAATCTCATTGTCACcctttaaaaggtttaaaaaccaacatttataaatttatatatttatgaatgaaGAATTTTTTGCAAAGCATAAATGGTTATTAACTACTTAATGCTGTGTACAATTTTCTTTAGTCACAataaatttaacttgtttattgcAAAAAGGGTTTACATGGATATTGACATGAGACATGAGTATATGCAATTATAGAAAACGTGCTCAGTGTTTTCAATATGACTTTCACAAAATTGACAAGATCTCCTTATTATCAACTTTTAATCTCAGGAATTCTTTTGATGGATAcacatcattaatcatttaaactgaagttctttaattttggggagaattgaaaaagaaatgtaacttgtcttatttttctaattcctgtgaattaaaatctttaaaaataaacgaGGTCTGAGCTGATTATGATGAAGcctttgaataaaaatattcatttaaaacttattattacattttggatctctaaaaataaagatggaagagagaacattacagaatagtgtgaaagaaaacctctgatcaatactgtgatgtttttagggataatattaattattgttttaaactctTTAGGGTGACAAGCAAAACCCTGTTTAAAGAATGGgttgaataattttaatttagcaaaaagattgtcattttaagttaaaaaaaatcaaatgtgattataatctattttaataAGTTTCCATTTAATTTTGATGAGATGACCAGCACCAAAGCCACTTCTTCCACCTGCTCCATCAATAGAATATCCACCTGTTACGTCAGATGCCACTGAACTCTTACTATAGTTCCCACTTTGATTTTGGCCACAACCAGCACCAGCAGTACCACCAGCTCCACCGACAACATGTACAGAGTAGCTGAAGCACTGGAAGCCACTGGACAATGTACCACATGCCCCCTCAAGCTACTTAAtacagtgatcttttttttttttttttttagctctgcaCAGTTGCCAGACATTCAGAATCGCTCCCCAGTAAACATCAGAAACAGGTGGGTTCAACAAAGGTTGTACAACAAatagttgtaaatactataatatacagcCCCTTTAAAAGTTTGGAATATTTTATAATGAGCTTATTGTGCTCACTAAAacgttattgcatttttaaatcactgttcttttattaaatgttctttaaaatataatttattcccgTTTAAGCCTGAATTGTACACATGATAAGTGTTCAGTGTCATGATTATGGAGGCCCAAgagtacggtggccgggaagtgcaaaacaacattacaaagttgaaaacacttttacaaagctcgagacaaatttacattttgaaaaacatgtttacatatcatcagacacaattacaggggaaaaacaattttaccaaggacgaaacaaatttacattttagaaaacaaattaacaagacctaaacacttttacaaatcccgaaacatatttacaattagattccctacggaaagggaatgtaccacaccccggaagggacgtagaatgtaccacacaccggtagtGACGCGGggtaaagttgttgttgttgctggtgaGCACAGTAAATTCGCGCTGTGGAGTACATGGCGTAAACAAAGTTTATGGTGACCGAACATGGACAGCggtcgagggttgttttgcccgttttgtggcaaacacatgagcagcttaacaCGGTTTTGCTTTGCGTGTGGTCGGTGTTTAGAGTTTATAAAGGACGCGGAACAGACGGAAACACCAGACATGCTgcatcaatgtgttcaatatttttacgAGATCCACTCGTACGCTGTAATCGTGAACATAAAGTCAAGTCTACATGGCATAAACCTCTGAACGACTTGAGATCGGTTTTAGTATCTTATCAGTCAACATGTGCCGTGCTTGAATTGTTTCCATGTACTTGCATTTACATGTTTCTATGCACTCTCTCGCTGATATTGTCTTAGAATAGCTCTAATATGTTTTATCGCAGTtagtcaaaccatgatttttatagttgtagacttGTGGTAACctgtctacaaagtcacacacgagctggatattattgatatttttcagtgtgtgtgtgttacattccaGTTCACTAccagtgtgtggtacattctacgtcacttccggggtgtggtacattccctttccgtagggaatatgtaattgtaaatttgtttcgggatttgtaaaagtgttttgcatcttgttaattggttttctaaaatgtaaatttgtcttgttctttgtaaaattgttttccctgtgtaattgtgtctgatgataagtaaaagtgtttttcaaaatttaattttgtctcgagctttgtaaaagtgtttcaaactttataatgttgttttgcacttcccggccaccgtacaaGAGTGCTAGTTAGAAAATCAAAGACTCAAATGATCAATTTAATTATTGAagcataaaaatgtctttattttcttgtcggcttagtccctttattaatctggggtcgccacagcggaatgaaccgccaacttatccagcaagtttttacgcagcggatgcccttccagctgcaacccatctctggtaaacacccacacacacactcatacactatggacaatttagcctatccaattcacctgtaccgcatgtctttggactgtgggggaaaccggagcacccagaggaaacccacgcgaatgcagggagaacatgcaaactccacacagaaacgccaactgtaccgaggctcgaaccagccaccttctagctgtgaggggacagcactacctactgcgccactgcttcgaccagcataaaaatgtacatgaataaatcacaatttaaatggacaaataaatagatatgtttgaaatgtgtttttaaatgtcatttaattaagcaataaaacaatgcattacaaatacattttaaatctataaataagtagacacttttattactgtattattatttaatccatgttttaaagactgattaatcaaacagtaaaaatttgggttaataaatcacaaaacacattttaaacagctttttaaataagcatttggctaatgcttttctccctatttgctgcttggttttctttttcttttgccacatgcttttctcaaattgaaaatgaatcgAGTTAAAAAATGGCTCTGCTGTAATGAGCTATTCTTTTCCTCTgttaggaaaaaaaagaaagttaacagttttatctagattaaatgaCCGTGGTGATAAAGATTTTCTTGGAGACATAGAACAAAATGAACTTTGTATTTTGCCATCAGAGTTAGATTACTATTAAACAGAAAAAGCTAAAGGAGCTTTACAATCTAGAGTGCAATGGATAGAGGAGGGGGAGAAAAATTCttcatgtatattttttaaatttagtaaagCAAAGGCAAGcttcaaaaactattaataaacgtAGCATAAATAACAATGTAAGTGAAGAGAAAACTTTGATTGATGATCACATCTATTCATGTTATTATGTAAATCAAAATTTAATGAGAGTGATTGTGACTTTTGCTTTTCAAAAGATAAAGTTTCTATTATAGATAACAGCTTCCGTGAAATGATGGAATCTGACATTGTTATCTCTGAACTTGATGTTGCTATTTCTCAAATGTTCAATGGAAAATCCCCAGGTACAGATGAAATCACAGTTgagatttataaacatttttggcCAGAGATGggatttttagtttttgaagCACTTAAGGAATGTATAGAGAAAGAGAACTATCGACTTCTATGAAGCAGGGTTTAATCATTTAGTTCTAAAGCCAAGCAAAGGCCAATTATTTTTAGACAATTGGAGACCCATAACTCTTTTGTCCAATGATTTTAAATTGCTCTCTCATGTATTTGCCAATAGACTCAAAAAAGGTATCGGCGAGATAATAAGTGAAACACAATCAGCTTTCATTAAAGGGAGAAGTATTCAGACTGATAGTTGATATGTTCGATTATAGGTATTTAATTCCTcagacaagtttatttatatttctagACTTTTTCAAGGCATTTGATACCCTTGAGCATCCTTTTTTGTCTTTAGAAAATCTTTAGAAACTTTTGGATTTGGTCCGAGCTTTTGTAGGGTAATTTTCATGTTCTATACTGATATATTCAGTAGTAAATCCCTGAATTCAGGATCATCTCCTGGAGTTTACATCAAAAGAGGAATCCATCAAGGATGTCCCATCTcaccttttctttttaatatagctgttgaacttatgtcattatatttaaaaaattcagaGTACACTTTAGGTATTGATATACCTGGTAGGACTTTTAGTTTAAGTCATTTTGCTGATGACtctattaattctttaaaaaagggATGTGCTCCCTTTAGCTCTTGTCAAAATTTCTGTTTCCTAAAGCTTCTGAATTCACCTTAAACCTAAGAAAATGTGGAATATTAACTATTCAGAATTGTACTTTAAGAGAATTAGAGGGTATTCTAGTAAAAGAAGAAGTTAAATATTTGGGAGTTACCATCACCAAAAATTCTGTTAAtagaatttaatattaaaatggaaGGGATGAAAAAATCCCTAAATCATTGGCTAGCTAGAGACCTTTCCATATTGGGTTCAATTCTTTTGACTGGGAttatctaaaattatatatttaacttaTCCCTTATATACTCCTCCCAAAATAGTTAAATTTATTAactcaatattatttaaatttatttggaaaaataaaacacattatttacGTAAGAATCATATGATCAAAAGTATGAATATGGAGGTTTAAAAGCAATCGATTTTGAATGTCTTCATGGCACTTTTAGAGTTAATGATTGAAAGAGTGTTTAGCAAAGCCTTATTCAATATGGTATCATAtcccaaataatttgtttaaaaaaaatggtggCCTTGAATTTGTATTAAGATATGATTATGATTGTTCAAAACTTCCTTTGAAGCTGTCTAATTTTCATTAGCAAGCACTACTTTTTTGGAAAATGATATTTACCCATAATTTTCCCCTCATAAAtccactctttgaaataaaagggCTGTTATTATTAACAGGAAATCATTGTTTAGAGGTGACTGGTACAATAAaggcattatatttattaatgatttgttaGATGAAAATGGACTGCTACTATCTCATAAcagattattaaataaatatagagttAAAATCACAGATAAAGGTTATACTGAAATTTGCGAGGCTATACATATTGCTTTGTTTAGGTTAATTCAAAGTAATTGTTTTAATCTCCCATGTATACTTGTAACTTTtcttccatttttaaaaatatcaaatgttGACATTTTCGATGGTAAATGTAACATCAACCTTATTTACAAACAATTTAAACGCTTATCATTGGTGATTTTAAGTGTCATCATCTAGGAGTTGTTAAACCCTCAGTAGAGGACAAAGCTTTTACCTTTTCTCTTAAATATCCTGTAGCACCTGAGGTTAAGGAAACTCATTACATAATTGTATTCAGGATATATCCTGTGAATTAGTTTATTCAAAAAAGATTTAACTTTGATGTTGATAAGTGTAGATCTGCTCCAGAAACACtcgatcacttttttttttcttgtgaatttACTTTTTAATTCTGGTTTGACATCCATCCTTGGCTTTCATTAAAGATGATTTCAGTCCCCCCTATTGTTCtagaagatattttattttacaaagctgatttacattgttctttctctgatgttgtgaactttattttactAATGGGTAAATGTCATATTCATTGCTGTGAGTGGAAAAAGTGCAGACCCTcttttagatgttttctttctgagGTAGAGAAAGTGGCTCAAAGCATCAAATACTTCAGAAATCAAAGTAAAATAGCTGAATCTctctttacttaatttttaaaacatttattttcataatgttttgtttgtcCTTTGATGTAGATCTTTTGTACTGCTCCTTGCTGcagttgtaacaattttaatatattttaatggtAAATATGCCTTGCGATGTTGATTGTTCTGTTTTGTGATGTAaactttttgcaaaaataaaaacgaaaaaaaaaaaacactttggatggaaaaaaaaacacagtggatgaaacaagtttttcaaaattgtgtaaaaatgtttggattaaaagttttgatcaactttaaatactgaatgtctgtgtatttgagagagagagagagagagagagagagagagagagagagagagagagagcagatatgTTGTGTGAGATGTGAAAAGGAGTGTGAAATTTATGATGtcctgactgcaacagtaagtggcaaaaaagctgaacaaaaaagacttttattttggcgtgttgtgtgacgtcataaggctgcg
The Danio rerio strain Tuebingen ecotype United States chromosome 4, GRCz12tu, whole genome shotgun sequence genome window above contains:
- the LOC110439492 gene encoding uncharacterized protein isoform X2, whose protein sequence is MAFIKEESEDVKIEETFRVKQEDPQEQTDLMVLKEETHQWNEMEEKQQEITTDEKPTLTKKTSSRGRPRKSKSGCNFSCKRCRKSFSQRSNLDVHMRVHTGEKPYTCKQCGKSFYTIGNLTVHMRIHTGERPYACQKYGKSFYTTGNLAAHMRIHTGEEPYSCLQCGKSYKQNGNLEVHMRTHTGERSFICTQCGKGFSQKQNLKIHMRIHTGEKPYTCTECGKSFRCKNTLDHHMISHTGEKPFACAHCGKSFTTKASLMNHTNGHTGTTCDQCGKSLTCKDSIKQHMKIHSGERFRCSECGKGFKHKRSLINHMKLHNGEQK
- the LOC110439492 gene encoding uncharacterized protein isoform X1 encodes the protein MACDVIRRRHVSAVIQLEIKCPNTEKKTPPESTDLHTVIKMAFIKEESEDVKIEETFRVKQEDPQEQTDLMVLKEETHQWNEMEEKQQEITTDEKPTLTKKTSSRGRPRKSKSGCNFSCKRCRKSFSQRSNLDVHMRVHTGEKPYTCKQCGKSFYTIGNLTVHMRIHTGERPYACQKYGKSFYTTGNLAAHMRIHTGEEPYSCLQCGKSYKQNGNLEVHMRTHTGERSFICTQCGKGFSQKQNLKIHMRIHTGEKPYTCTECGKSFRCKNTLDHHMISHTGEKPFACAHCGKSFTTKASLMNHTNGHTGTTCDQCGKSLTCKDSIKQHMKIHSGERFRCSECGKGFKHKRSLINHMKLHNGEQK